The Tamandua tetradactyla isolate mTamTet1 chromosome 5, mTamTet1.pri, whole genome shotgun sequence genome window below encodes:
- the MRAP2 gene encoding melanocortin-2 receptor accessory protein 2 isoform X2: MNSFVSEFGRSLEPDKVFSHQSNEESRSIFHCYINEVEHMDRAKACLQTTALDSDVQFQEAIRSSRKPEEELNRLMKFDIPNFVNTDQSSSFGEDDLLISEPPIVLENKPVSQISQRDLE, encoded by the coding sequence ATGAACAGCTTTGTGTCTGAATTTGGAAGATCCTTGGAGCCAGATAAGGTGTTTTCTCACCAGAGCAACGAGGAGTCCAGGTCTATCTTTCATTGCTACATCAATGAAGTGGAACACATGGACAGAGCCAAAGCTTGTCTCCAGACCACAGCCCTGGACAGTGATGTTCAATTCCAGGAAGCCATCAGAAGCAGCAGGAAGCCAGAGGAGGAGCTGAACAGACTCATGAAGTTTGACATCCCCAACTTTGTGAACACAGACCAAAGCTCCTCCTTTGGGGAGGATGATCTTCTGATTTCTGAACCACCCATTGTTTTAGAAAATAAGCCAGTGTCTCAGATTTCACAGAGAGATCTAGAATGA